The Pelorhabdus rhamnosifermentans genome segment GCGCAAGTGGGTCCTGAAATGGCAGAACATCTGGGAATTGCTCAAATCACGTGCTGTTCAAAATTTGAAGTCACTGGTGACGTTTTGAAAGTAGAACGTGAGCATGAAGAAGGTTATGAAGTCATCGAAGGGAAAATGCCTTTGCTTGTTACAGTTGTAAAATCAGCCAATGAACCAAGGTTTGCTACGGTGCGCGGTACAATGAAAGCAAATCGGAAGGAAATTCCCGTTTTGACACTCGCTGATTTGGATGTAGATGAGAAACGTCTG includes the following:
- a CDS encoding electron transfer flavoprotein subunit beta/FixA family protein; translated protein: AQVGPEMAEHLGIAQITCCSKFEVTGDVLKVEREHEEGYEVIEGKMPLLVTVVKSANEPRFATVRGTMKANRKEIPVLTLADLDVDEKRLGLKGSPTQVKKIFTPPTRSGGEMIQAEDAREAVGILLQKLSDAKII